The following are from one region of the Parcubacteria group bacterium genome:
- the pheS gene encoding phenylalanine--tRNA ligase subunit alpha — translation MLKSKIEEVKKQVLEETEKVKNSDMLFELEKKYLGRKSEFVGFLKNLKNLAPEEKKQIGELANKTKLEIMAIINGKKADLSNVGASAEKEKIDVTIPGKKRGVGHLNPISLVRRDIEDIFTGMGFEIADGPEIETEFYNFDALNMPADHPAREMQETFWLKNKKNKENLAMRTQTSAVQAKYMEKHKPPLRIIVPGKCFRRDGSDATHDNTFYQFEALIVGENINVGHLKQVAEDFFSQFFGREIKVRLRPSYFPFTEPSFEFDISCTVCGGVGCKACKYNKWLELGGAGMINQNVFEAVGYKRNAYTGFAWGFGLERLAMMKYKIDDVRYFHSGDLRFVRQF, via the coding sequence ATGTTGAAATCAAAAATTGAAGAGGTGAAAAAGCAGGTTTTGGAGGAAACTGAGAAGGTCAAAAACAGTGACATGCTTTTTGAGTTGGAAAAAAAATATTTGGGACGCAAGAGTGAATTTGTTGGTTTTCTTAAGAATCTGAAAAATTTGGCACCGGAGGAGAAAAAGCAGATTGGTGAATTGGCCAATAAAACCAAGTTGGAAATTATGGCCATCATCAACGGAAAAAAGGCCGATTTGTCCAATGTCGGAGCAAGCGCAGAAAAAGAGAAAATTGATGTAACGATCCCGGGCAAAAAAAGAGGCGTGGGACATCTCAACCCGATTTCACTCGTGCGCCGTGACATTGAAGATATTTTTACCGGAATGGGATTTGAAATCGCCGATGGACCGGAAATTGAAACTGAATTCTACAATTTTGATGCTTTGAATATGCCAGCTGATCATCCGGCCCGTGAGATGCAAGAAACTTTTTGGTTGAAAAATAAAAAAAACAAAGAGAATTTGGCAATGCGTACACAGACTTCAGCCGTGCAAGCGAAGTATATGGAAAAACATAAACCGCCCTTGCGAATTATTGTCCCGGGTAAGTGTTTCCGCCGTGACGGATCAGACGCGACACATGACAATACTTTCTATCAATTTGAAGCGTTAATTGTGGGAGAAAATATCAACGTTGGACACTTAAAACAAGTAGCGGAGGATTTTTTCTCGCAATTTTTTGGGCGTGAAATCAAAGTGCGCTTGAGACCGAGCTATTTTCCCTTCACGGAACCAAGCTTTGAATTTGATATTTCTTGCACGGTTTGCGGTGGTGTCGGTTGCAAGGCTTGTAAATATAACAAATGGCTGGAACTGGGCGGTGCTGGCATGATCAACCAAAATGTGTTTGAAGCGGTGGGCTATAAACGTAATGCCTACACTGGTTTTGCTTGGGGCTTTGGCTTGGAACGCTTAGCGATGATGAAATATAAAATAGATGATGTGCGGTATTTCCACAGTGGGGATTTGAGGTTTGTTAGGCAATTTTAA
- the secF gene encoding protein translocase subunit SecF produces the protein MLNIISKTKYAYIFSITLTVLSVMALFTWGLKYGIDFTGGTLMEVKFENQVPANQELEETLKDLNLKSLTLQSTGNNSVLIRYASEDDKINQTVLSTLLEKYPDSQNLRTDYANASVSSELKTKSLMAIFWAVVGIMAYVAWAFRRVSHPVASWKYGAGAVIALVHDVLITIGVFSVLGHFWGVEVGVPFVAALLTILGFSVHDTIVVYDRTRENLQRSSSKEKFPEIVNRSLNETLVRSINTSLTVIVTLLAIYIFGGESIKYFSLALLVGVTFGTYSSIFIASALLVTSYNLQINNK, from the coding sequence ATGCTCAACATAATTTCCAAAACCAAATACGCCTATATTTTTTCCATCACCCTTACCGTGCTTAGTGTTATGGCGCTGTTCACTTGGGGGTTGAAATATGGCATCGATTTCACCGGCGGAACTTTGATGGAAGTGAAATTTGAAAATCAGGTTCCTGCTAATCAGGAACTAGAAGAGACGCTCAAGGATTTAAATCTCAAGAGTCTTACTTTGCAATCGACGGGAAATAATTCCGTGCTGATCCGGTATGCCTCTGAGGATGATAAGATCAATCAGACGGTTCTCTCGACGCTCTTGGAAAAATATCCTGACTCGCAAAATTTGCGGACAGATTATGCCAATGCCTCCGTTTCCAGTGAGCTAAAAACCAAATCATTGATGGCAATTTTTTGGGCAGTCGTGGGCATCATGGCTTATGTCGCTTGGGCGTTCCGGCGCGTTTCTCATCCCGTCGCATCTTGGAAATATGGCGCAGGAGCGGTGATTGCGCTTGTTCATGACGTTCTCATAACTATTGGAGTTTTCTCGGTCTTGGGGCATTTCTGGGGCGTAGAGGTAGGCGTGCCGTTTGTGGCGGCCTTGCTCACCATTCTTGGTTTCTCTGTCCATGACACAATTGTGGTCTATGATCGCACACGCGAAAATTTGCAACGCAGTTCGAGCAAAGAAAAATTCCCGGAAATTGTCAATCGTAGTCTCAACGAAACATTGGTGCGTTCAATCAATACTTCACTTACCGTGATCGTGACACTTCTCGCAATCTATATTTTTGGCGGAGAATCGATCAAGTATTTTTCTTTGGCGCTTCTGGTTGGTGTGACTTTCGGAACATACTCGTCAATTTTTATCGCTTCAGCCTTGCTTGTGACGAGTTATAACTTACAAATTAATAATAAATAG
- a CDS encoding valine--tRNA ligase — translation MKEIPKTYEPQKYEDKIYALWEKSGKFNPDNLKLPKNAKPYTIILPPPNITDKLHLGHASIIAIEDLLIRFHRMKGYRALYLPGTDHASIATQNVVEKKLLKEQGLTRHDLGREEFLKEVWKFLRVTQATILNQARKMGGSFDWSREAFTLDKQRQKAVTRMFLDMHNEGLVYRGKRIVNWCPRCKSTLADDEVEYKEEIGKLYWLKYGPFVLATSRPETKLGDTAVAVYPGDKRYADMVGKKFMIPGVLGEFEITVVADRAVDPKFGSGAIKVTPAHDFTDYAISQKHNIALKQIIDEDGKMMANCGKYAGMTTLEARKAIVADMEKMGLIDHIEEGYVHNLATCYRCGTTIEPIPSEQWFLAVDKKLKRFKGKSLKEKALEVARKGKIKFHPHRFTKRYLDWMSNLHDWCISRQIWFGHEFPVWYRNSEPSFAKATAGEQEKEIFVGEKAPKGKGWVKDPDTFDTWFSSGMWSFSTLGWPTSVKTTAGKPYKIIKTGDLAKFHPTQVLETGYDILTLWVSRMIMMTLFALDEIPFENVYLHGMVLDQFGKKMSKSKGNGIDPLSMVEKFGADAVRLSLLIGSTPGNDMRLSEEKIASYRNFVTKLWNIYRYCDHADNKFALVEKITKRDLKSLSDRWVVAQLHETIEEITKNLNEYKFSSAGETLEKFIWNDFADWYVEINKLEKNSKVLGYVLDKILKLSHPFAPFVTEKIWQDSLARYSFSGGGALLMVEKWPLADKKLLDKDAQKNFGTLQQAVAKLRNIRTNYHIDPGKIIQAYSKKIENKEVLEKLARIKIDVMSKGNFKGVVIAEKNIKLTLAIADLIDVEKEKTRLTKEISNLENLVAKADALLKNKNFIQSAPAEVVAINKTKLKEYGEKLKIQKELLGNLD, via the coding sequence ATGAAAGAAATTCCAAAAACCTACGAACCCCAAAAATACGAAGACAAGATTTATGCGCTTTGGGAAAAATCTGGAAAGTTCAATCCGGATAATTTAAAGTTGCCGAAAAATGCCAAGCCCTACACGATCATTCTGCCTCCGCCAAATATTACCGACAAGCTGCATCTGGGGCATGCGTCGATTATTGCGATTGAAGATTTACTCATCCGCTTCCACCGCATGAAAGGATATCGCGCGCTCTATCTTCCCGGAACTGACCATGCTTCGATTGCCACTCAAAATGTAGTAGAGAAGAAGCTTTTGAAAGAACAAGGATTGACGCGGCACGACTTGGGTCGGGAAGAATTTTTGAAAGAAGTTTGGAAATTTTTGCGCGTAACGCAAGCGACAATCCTTAATCAAGCGCGCAAGATGGGCGGATCTTTTGATTGGTCGCGCGAAGCTTTCACGCTGGACAAGCAAAGACAAAAAGCGGTGACGCGGATGTTTTTGGATATGCACAACGAAGGTTTGGTGTATCGGGGAAAAAGAATTGTCAATTGGTGTCCGCGTTGCAAATCGACTTTGGCGGATGACGAGGTGGAATATAAGGAAGAAATTGGAAAACTGTATTGGTTGAAATACGGTCCGTTTGTTTTGGCGACCTCACGACCAGAAACAAAACTGGGCGATACGGCCGTCGCGGTTTATCCAGGAGATAAGCGTTATGCGGATATGGTCGGCAAGAAATTTATGATTCCTGGAGTACTGGGAGAATTTGAAATTACCGTAGTAGCTGATCGAGCGGTTGACCCAAAATTCGGAAGCGGGGCAATTAAAGTTACTCCAGCGCATGATTTCACAGACTATGCCATTTCCCAAAAGCACAATATTGCGCTAAAGCAGATCATTGATGAAGATGGTAAGATGATGGCGAATTGTGGAAAGTATGCCGGAATGACGACGCTGGAAGCGCGGAAAGCCATCGTAGCGGATATGGAAAAAATGGGACTAATTGATCACATTGAAGAAGGCTATGTCCATAATCTGGCGACTTGTTATCGCTGCGGGACAACCATTGAGCCGATTCCGTCCGAACAGTGGTTTTTGGCGGTGGACAAAAAACTCAAACGCTTCAAGGGAAAATCATTGAAGGAAAAAGCTTTGGAGGTAGCCAGAAAAGGCAAGATAAAATTTCATCCGCATCGCTTTACTAAACGCTATCTTGATTGGATGAGCAATCTCCATGATTGGTGTATCTCACGCCAAATCTGGTTTGGGCATGAATTTCCGGTTTGGTATAGAAACAGTGAACCCTCCTTCGCTAAAGCTACGGCGGGCGAGCAGGAAAAAGAAATATTTGTTGGTGAAAAAGCGCCGAAAGGTAAAGGTTGGGTCAAAGATCCAGACACTTTTGACACTTGGTTTTCTTCTGGAATGTGGTCATTTTCTACTCTCGGCTGGCCCACCTCCGTTAAAACTACGGCGGGCAAGCCGTATAAAATCATTAAAACAGGGGATTTGGCGAAGTTTCATCCGACTCAAGTTTTGGAAACCGGCTATGATATTCTAACTTTATGGGTTTCGCGCATGATTATGATGACGCTTTTTGCGCTGGATGAAATTCCCTTTGAAAATGTTTATCTGCATGGGATGGTCTTGGATCAATTTGGCAAAAAAATGTCAAAATCGAAAGGTAATGGCATCGATCCATTAAGTATGGTTGAAAAATTTGGGGCAGATGCAGTGAGACTATCCTTGCTTATCGGTTCAACGCCGGGGAATGATATGCGCCTGTCGGAAGAAAAGATTGCCAGTTACCGAAATTTTGTCACTAAGCTGTGGAATATTTATCGTTACTGTGACCACGCGGACAATAAATTTGCTTTGGTAGAAAAAATAACAAAGCGCGATCTGAAATCACTTTCTGACAGATGGGTCGTCGCTCAACTCCACGAAACTATCGAAGAGATTACTAAAAATCTAAATGAGTATAAGTTTTCATCAGCCGGAGAGACGCTGGAAAAATTCATCTGGAATGATTTTGCTGATTGGTATGTCGAGATAAATAAGTTGGAAAAAAATTCAAAGGTATTGGGTTATGTTTTGGATAAGATTTTGAAGTTATCTCATCCGTTTGCGCCGTTTGTGACAGAAAAAATTTGGCAGGATTCCTTGGCACGCTATAGCTTCAGCGGAGGCGGCGCATTGTTAATGGTCGAGAAATGGCCATTAGCAGACAAAAAACTTTTAGACAAGGATGCTCAAAAGAATTTTGGCACTCTTCAACAAGCAGTAGCTAAGCTCAGGAATATCCGCACTAACTATCATATCGATCCGGGGAAAATAATCCAGGCCTATTCTAAGAAAATTGAAAACAAAGAAGTTTTGGAAAAACTGGCCAGGATAAAAATTGACGTCATGTCAAAAGGAAATTTCAAGGGCGTAGTGATTGCTGAGAAAAATATTAAGTTGACTTTGGCTATCGCAGATCTCATTGACGTAGAAAAAGAAAAAACCCGACTAACGAAAGAGATTTCTAATTTGGAAAATTTAGTCGCCAAAGCTGATGCGCTTTTGAAAAACAAGAATTTTATCCAAAGCGCGCCTGCCGAGGTAGTGGCGATCAATAAAACTAAACTGAAAGAATATGGCGAGAAGTTAAAAATTCAGAAAGAATTATTGGGGAATCTGGATTAG
- the pheT gene encoding phenylalanine--tRNA ligase subunit beta — MKYSFNWLKELSQTKLSPEKAAELLTMHSFEIEGLEKNNSSLDGVVVGEILKITKHPNADKLQIAVVETRHASSVGKLQIVCGAPNIAVGQKVPVATVGTKLPGDFEIKEAEIRGVKSFGMLCAEDELGLGKDHAGILILDKKAKVGEPAQKYLGMNSDSVLEIKVLPDRAHDILSHVGVARELAILEKKKFDYSFDELILPVKKSQKLKVEIKDKVLCKRYIGAVMENITIKESPKWLKDRLEVCGLRPINNVVDATNYVMLELGQPLHAFDLEKITELSSRSRELSSEQAHIIVRRAKKNEDLILLDDSGIKLNENNLLITNGDYALALAGIMGGKDSGISENTKTIVLEAASFDAVNIRKTRTALGLNTDSSYRFEKDIDPNLAEKAIVRVIDILEHIADGKLEGVIDIYPKRVKSWTVKLDLEYANRLLGEKVPEKDVLNILSLLGIKAQKKKLLECTIPTYRLDLRTPEDLIEDIGRIWGYEKIVPRPMIAQVLPAKINEQVFFERKIQDILTGLGFDEVYNYSFYGADDLKKTGLSEKEHLQLANPMNPDQQFVRAELAVNILKNVRENLKNFSEFGIFEIGKCYALKNNEPTEDRNLILARVLENDSNSETFYNLKGAIEDSIEASIEASNLELEFLESTKPASFMNSNRTAEISLDGKVVGYVGEISQSVLASYKISKRLAIAQINLGLLRQGSLLHQNSGGQVGGPKEYKPINRFPVVSRDISMIVPRGVKYAEIETLVKKIGGELVDSVSLFDRFEAKNSMAIRIEMSAKDRTLESAEIDGVMEKIVLILDKNLKIEIRK; from the coding sequence ATGAAATACAGTTTTAATTGGCTCAAGGAATTATCTCAGACGAAATTATCCCCCGAAAAAGCGGCGGAGCTTTTGACGATGCATTCGTTTGAGATTGAGGGTTTGGAAAAAAATAATTCTAGTTTGGATGGCGTGGTTGTTGGTGAAATTTTGAAAATCACAAAACATCCCAATGCCGACAAATTGCAAATTGCAGTCGTAGAGACGAGGCATGCCTCGTCTGTGGGTAAATTACAAATCGTTTGTGGTGCGCCAAATATTGCTGTTGGTCAAAAAGTCCCAGTGGCAACGGTTGGCACAAAATTACCAGGTGATTTTGAAATTAAAGAAGCAGAAATCCGTGGTGTAAAATCTTTTGGGATGCTGTGCGCGGAAGATGAATTAGGGCTAGGTAAGGATCATGCAGGCATTTTGATTTTAGATAAAAAAGCAAAAGTGGGCGAGCCGGCACAGAAATATCTTGGAATGAATAGTGATAGTGTTTTGGAAATCAAGGTTCTGCCGGATCGCGCGCATGATATTTTGAGTCATGTCGGCGTAGCACGAGAGTTGGCTATTTTGGAAAAAAAGAAGTTCGACTATTCTTTTGACGAATTGATTTTGCCAGTCAAAAAAAGCCAGAAACTAAAAGTGGAAATCAAGGACAAGGTTTTGTGCAAAAGATATATCGGCGCAGTAATGGAGAATATTACTATCAAAGAATCGCCAAAATGGCTGAAAGACAGATTGGAAGTTTGCGGTTTGCGACCGATCAACAATGTTGTTGATGCGACGAATTATGTCATGCTTGAGCTGGGGCAACCACTACATGCTTTTGACCTAGAAAAAATCACAGAGCTAAGCTCTCGGAGCCGAGAGCTTAGCTCTGAACAGGCTCATATTATTGTACGTAGAGCAAAAAAGAATGAAGATTTGATTTTGCTGGATGATAGCGGGATTAAATTAAACGAGAATAATTTATTGATCACGAATGGCGATTATGCGTTGGCATTGGCGGGAATCATGGGTGGCAAGGATTCGGGAATTTCAGAAAATACTAAGACAATCGTATTGGAAGCGGCTAGTTTTGATGCGGTGAATATTAGAAAGACAAGAACGGCGCTGGGGCTGAATACGGATTCATCCTATCGATTTGAAAAAGATATTGATCCGAACTTGGCGGAAAAAGCGATAGTGCGGGTCATCGATATTCTAGAACATATTGCCGATGGCAAACTGGAAGGAGTTATTGATATTTATCCCAAGAGAGTTAAATCATGGACAGTCAAATTGGATCTGGAATATGCCAATCGGCTTTTGGGTGAGAAAGTACCAGAGAAAGATGTTTTGAATATTTTGAGTTTGCTTGGAATTAAAGCGCAGAAAAAGAAACTACTTGAATGTACTATTCCAACCTATCGTTTGGATTTGCGGACGCCGGAAGATTTGATCGAAGACATCGGACGCATCTGGGGTTATGAAAAAATCGTTCCGCGGCCGATGATCGCGCAAGTTCTACCAGCCAAAATTAATGAACAAGTTTTTTTTGAAAGAAAGATACAGGATATTTTAACCGGACTTGGATTTGACGAGGTGTATAATTATTCTTTTTATGGCGCCGATGATCTCAAAAAAACGGGTCTCTCGGAAAAGGAGCATTTGCAACTGGCTAACCCGATGAATCCGGATCAGCAGTTTGTCCGCGCGGAACTGGCAGTAAATATTTTGAAAAATGTCCGCGAGAATCTCAAGAATTTTTCTGAGTTTGGCATTTTTGAAATCGGCAAATGCTACGCGCTGAAAAATAACGAGCCCACAGAAGATCGCAATTTGATCTTGGCAAGAGTGCTCGAAAACGACAGCAACTCAGAAACTTTCTATAATCTTAAAGGCGCAATAGAGGATTCCATAGAAGCCTCTATAGAAGCTTCTAATTTGGAGCTGGAGTTTTTGGAAAGTACAAAACCAGCTTCGTTTATGAATTCTAATCGAACGGCTGAGATAAGCTTGGATGGAAAAGTTGTCGGTTATGTCGGAGAAATCAGTCAGTCAGTGCTTGCAAGCTATAAAATTAGCAAGCGATTGGCGATTGCCCAAATCAATCTGGGCCTCCTTCGCCAAGGCTCCCTCCTTCATCAGAACTCCGGCGGGCAAGTCGGCGGGCCGAAGGAATATAAACCGATCAATAGATTTCCGGTTGTCTCACGCGATATTTCAATGATTGTTCCAAGAGGGGTAAAATATGCCGAGATTGAAACTTTGGTCAAAAAAATCGGTGGCGAATTAGTTGACAGTGTTTCACTGTTTGATCGTTTCGAAGCCAAAAACAGTATGGCCATCCGGATTGAAATGAGCGCCAAAGACCGCACATTGGAAAGTGCAGAGATAGATGGGGTGATGGAGAAGATTGTATTGATATTGGATAAAAATTTGAAAATAGAGATAAGAAAATAA
- a CDS encoding glycosyltransferase — protein sequence MRIALAHDYLVQCGGAEKVLDCFCELFPYAPIYTIIYDKKLMHGMFEDRNIKTSYLQRIPFAPTRHRIFPPLMPAAIEQFDFSNYDIVLSDSSSYAKGIITGPQTLHICYMHTPMRYAWDDCHKYTTDFYFPNFIKKIVPFFMNYIRIWDRISADRPDKIIANSNFISRRIKKYYKRDSIVINPPITFDNFYVSEKTEDYFLMAGRFMAYKRFDIAIKAFNELKLPLKILGRGPEVNRLKKIAGPNIEFLGRVPEKELFRYFSCCKAFIFPQEEDFGIAAIEAMASGRPIIAYRGGDIPEHIEEGVTGIFFEHQTVEDIISAVKQFKESDYDPKYIREKALRFDKKIFKEKIKNYIEKELAVHLEKQAKSNP from the coding sequence ATGCGGATCGCTTTAGCCCATGATTATCTGGTTCAGTGTGGAGGTGCAGAAAAAGTGCTGGATTGTTTTTGCGAACTTTTCCCCTATGCGCCGATCTATACAATAATTTACGACAAAAAACTGATGCATGGTATGTTTGAAGATAGGAATATAAAAACTTCCTATTTGCAACGAATTCCCTTTGCTCCTACGAGGCATCGAATTTTTCCACCCCTAATGCCAGCGGCGATTGAGCAATTTGATTTTTCAAACTACGACATTGTGCTTTCTGATTCGTCCAGTTATGCCAAAGGCATCATTACCGGTCCGCAAACGTTGCATATCTGCTATATGCACACGCCGATGCGTTATGCTTGGGATGATTGTCATAAATATACGACTGATTTTTATTTTCCTAACTTTATTAAGAAGATTGTTCCATTTTTCATGAACTATATCCGCATTTGGGACAGGATCAGTGCCGATCGCCCGGATAAAATTATTGCCAACTCTAATTTTATTTCCAGGAGGATCAAGAAATATTACAAAAGAGATTCTATTGTCATCAATCCGCCGATAACTTTTGACAATTTCTATGTTAGCGAAAAAACGGAAGACTATTTCTTGATGGCCGGACGGTTTATGGCCTATAAGCGTTTCGATATTGCGATTAAAGCTTTTAATGAACTGAAGTTGCCCTTGAAAATATTAGGTCGGGGACCGGAAGTTAATCGGCTTAAGAAAATTGCCGGACCGAATATTGAATTTTTAGGAAGAGTGCCAGAAAAAGAGCTATTTAGATATTTTTCTTGCTGTAAGGCATTTATTTTCCCTCAAGAGGAAGATTTTGGCATTGCAGCGATAGAGGCAATGGCTTCTGGTCGCCCGATCATTGCGTATCGCGGGGGAGATATTCCCGAGCACATTGAAGAGGGAGTCACAGGAATATTTTTTGAACATCAAACAGTTGAGGATATTATCTCGGCAGTTAAACAATTTAAAGAAAGTGATTATGATCCAAAATATATCAGAGAGAAAGCCTTAAGATTTGACAAGAAAATTTTTAAAGAAAAGATTAAAAACTATATTGAAAAAGAACTGGCAGTACATTTAGAAAAGCAAGCCAAGTCTAATCCTTAA
- a CDS encoding sugar transferase yields MKKSELFFSAIQVPVDFAMIILAALTAFSVRNVPSIIQLKPLLYSFPFDIYLRIIFMVAPLFILIYAFEGLYDIRVTRKFWKEALKIFGATSIGLVIIIVAIFLKREWFSSRFIILAAWLLATTYVVIARYLLQLVQKWFLRNRGIGVHRVLLIGKNSKMNVILRTIKENKNLGYQVVDQIDTAHLKVIKKVKEDRGIDEIILCESSITDDEQEKLIDYCTIHNIVYKYIPTGLQTFKFEIGMLDGQPLIEIKNTPLDGWARIIKRTFDIIFSILGIIVTSPIMLLTAIAIKLDSKGPIIYKNERVGGDGKKFPVYKFRYMRCDYCTDPTTPEGRKAIEFEKQLIEKQSVRRGPLYKIKADPRRTRVGSFIERYSIDELPQLFNVLFGSMSLVGPRPHQEREIEKYMEYHRRLLTIKPGVSGMAQISGRSDLDFEDEYKLDLYYIENWSMLLDVIICLKTVGVLFSKRRNL; encoded by the coding sequence ATGAAAAAATCCGAATTATTTTTTAGTGCCATCCAGGTTCCGGTCGATTTTGCAATGATCATCCTGGCAGCCCTTACCGCTTTTTCCGTCCGCAACGTCCCTAGCATCATCCAACTCAAGCCCCTACTCTATTCTTTTCCGTTTGACATCTATCTGCGGATTATTTTTATGGTGGCGCCCTTATTCATCTTGATTTATGCCTTCGAAGGACTCTATGATATCCGCGTCACGCGAAAATTTTGGAAAGAAGCGCTGAAAATTTTTGGCGCCACTTCTATCGGGCTGGTCATTATTATTGTGGCAATATTTTTGAAACGAGAGTGGTTTTCTTCTCGCTTTATTATTTTAGCCGCTTGGCTTTTGGCAACGACCTATGTCGTGATCGCGCGCTACCTGCTTCAGTTGGTGCAGAAATGGTTTTTGCGCAACCGGGGGATTGGCGTGCATAGAGTGCTCTTGATCGGAAAAAATTCTAAGATGAATGTCATTTTGCGAACGATCAAAGAAAATAAAAACCTTGGTTACCAAGTTGTTGATCAGATCGATACGGCGCATCTCAAAGTGATCAAGAAAGTCAAAGAAGACCGGGGCATTGATGAAATTATTCTTTGCGAATCTTCCATTACGGATGACGAACAGGAAAAATTGATCGACTATTGCACTATCCATAATATCGTCTATAAATATATCCCGACCGGATTGCAAACCTTCAAATTCGAAATTGGGATGCTTGATGGACAACCGCTGATTGAGATTAAAAATACCCCGCTGGACGGTTGGGCAAGAATCATCAAAAGAACTTTTGATATTATTTTTTCTATTTTGGGAATTATCGTTACTTCGCCGATTATGCTCTTGACGGCAATTGCAATCAAGCTCGATAGCAAGGGCCCGATTATTTACAAAAACGAACGGGTTGGGGGAGATGGAAAGAAGTTCCCGGTCTACAAATTTCGCTATATGCGCTGTGACTATTGTACGGATCCGACCACTCCGGAGGGCCGAAAGGCGATTGAATTTGAAAAACAACTGATTGAAAAACAAAGTGTCCGGCGCGGTCCGCTCTACAAGATTAAAGCTGATCCACGGCGTACGCGCGTGGGAAGTTTCATCGAGCGCTATTCCATCGATGAATTGCCTCAACTGTTCAATGTGCTTTTTGGTTCGATGAGCTTGGTCGGGCCACGACCGCATCAGGAAAGAGAGATTGAAAAATACATGGAATATCATCGTCGTTTGCTTACAATCAAGCCCGGTGTTTCCGGGATGGCGCAGATTTCCGGCCGGTCGGATCTGGATTTTGAAGATGAATATAAATTAGATCTCTACTACATCGAGAATTGGTCGATGCTACTAGACGTCATAATTTGCCTCAAAACTGTTGGTGTGCTATTTTCTAAGCGCAGAAATCTCTAA
- a CDS encoding glycosyltransferase family 1 protein, producing MATICIDVRCLSEGRRTGVEEYTLGLLLNLFELDKNNEYILFFSAWKAPGFDFDLFLKYPNVQLKKVHLPNKLLNFLFWYLDWPKIDKLVGGADVVFFPNIFFGAVSENVRMIVTMHDLSFERYPEYFSWKRRLWHVFINPQKICRRADKIITVSDSSATDIASLYKINQKKICAILSAIEKDFYVLDRNNTKLIEVKEKYHLPFKFILYLGTIEPRKNILGIIKAFNRLQASAVTEKDQDILKYKLVLAGSPGWLGEEIFAEIERSEFREKIILPGFIADEDKAYVYNLSALFIYTSFFEGFGFPPLEAMRCGVPVIAANNSSLPEICADSAILIDPHKPEEILEAIKQILKNKDLREKLINRGIKKAQEFTWKKTAEKTLELFSA from the coding sequence ATGGCAACGATCTGCATCGATGTGCGCTGTCTTTCAGAAGGGAGGAGAACTGGAGTGGAAGAATATACACTAGGGCTTCTTTTAAACCTGTTTGAATTGGACAAAAATAATGAATATATCTTGTTTTTTAGTGCATGGAAAGCGCCCGGTTTTGATTTTGATTTGTTTTTGAAATATCCCAATGTTCAACTAAAAAAGGTCCATCTACCCAATAAGTTATTGAACTTCTTGTTTTGGTACTTGGACTGGCCCAAGATTGATAAACTAGTTGGCGGAGCAGACGTGGTCTTTTTCCCTAATATTTTTTTTGGAGCGGTAAGCGAAAACGTTCGGATGATTGTGACCATGCATGATCTCTCTTTTGAAAGATATCCGGAATATTTTTCTTGGAAAAGACGCCTGTGGCATGTGTTTATCAATCCCCAAAAAATTTGTCGGCGTGCTGATAAAATAATTACAGTTTCAGACTCTTCCGCGACGGATATTGCCAGTTTATACAAAATTAACCAAAAAAAAATTTGCGCCATCCTAAGTGCGATTGAGAAAGATTTTTACGTGCTTGATCGCAATAACACAAAACTGATCGAAGTCAAGGAAAAATATCATTTACCATTTAAATTCATCCTTTATCTAGGTACAATTGAACCAAGGAAGAATATCCTCGGAATAATCAAAGCCTTTAATCGCCTCCAGGCCTCTGCCGTCACCGAGAAAGACCAAGATATTTTGAAATATAAACTAGTCCTAGCGGGATCGCCTGGTTGGCTAGGGGAAGAGATTTTTGCTGAAATTGAGCGGTCTGAATTTAGAGAAAAGATAATTTTACCTGGCTTTATCGCTGATGAGGACAAGGCTTACGTTTATAATCTTTCCGCACTGTTTATCTACACATCATTCTTTGAAGGCTTTGGTTTTCCTCCACTGGAAGCAATGCGTTGTGGCGTGCCCGTGATTGCTGCTAATAATTCATCACTTCCTGAAATTTGCGCGGACAGTGCAATATTAATCGATCCGCACAAACCGGAAGAGATTCTTGAGGCGATAAAGCAGATTCTGAAAAACAAAGACTTGCGTGAAAAATTGATCAATAGGGGAA